The proteins below are encoded in one region of Epinephelus lanceolatus isolate andai-2023 chromosome 7, ASM4190304v1, whole genome shotgun sequence:
- the LOC117261260 gene encoding fibrinogen-like protein 1 has product MGGSLLFIGLMVIAACSQSLCESDSCLEEVARLREKEKLLKVKLEKQKLLLHKLQQLDQPGKEDTAKPDQSQDTQYTDCAQLFSSGFRSSGVYTITPLGSPGPVRAYCDMSDGGGWIVIQRRLDGTERFNRSWAEYKDGFGDVDAEFWLGNDNLHYITTQGNYSLRIILGDFYGSKRYAEYENFKVANEKDHYRLTFGSYVGTAGDALSGNYEVGVSHWASHQSIKFSTYDKDNDNYEGNCAQEDKGGWWFNRCHSAHLNGLYYSRGHYSAVTDDGIVWYTWRGWWYSLKTSIMKLRPTDFKVDPINDPNAVQRKPPS; this is encoded by the exons ATGGGAGGCTCACTGCTGTTCATAGGACTGATGGTCATCGCAGCTTGCTCTCAGTCTCTCTGT GAGTCAGACAGTTGCCTTGAGGAGGTGGCTCGTCTGAGGGAAAAGGAGAAGCTTCTGAAAGTGAAGCTTGAGAAACAAAAACTCCTCCTACATAAACTACAACAGCTGGATCAACCTGGCAAGGAGGACACAGCCAAACCTGACCAGAGCCAAGACACCCAGTACACAG actGCGCCCAGCTTTTCAGTTCTGGTTTCAGATCTAGTGGTGTCTACACAATCACTCCCCTCGGCAGCCCTGGCCCAGTCAGAGCCTACTGTGATATGAGCGATGGAGGTGGCTGGATCGTCATTCAAAGACGACTCGATGGAACAGAGAGGTTTAACAG gTCCTGGGCAGAGTACAAGGATGGTTTTGGAGATGTGGATGCAGAGTTTTGGCTCGGCAATGACAACCTGCATTACATCACCACACAAG GAAATTACTCACTGAGGATTATCCTGGGAGACTTTTATGGTTCCAAGCGCTATGCTGAGTACGAGAACTTCAAAGTGGCCAATGAAAAG GATCACTACCGACTGACCTTTGGATCTTATGTAGGTACAGCTGGAGATGCTCTGTCTGGAAATTATGAGGTTGGTGTGTCACACTGGGCCAGTCACCAGAGCATCAAATTCAGCACCTATGACAAGGACAACGATAATTACGAAGGAAACTGTGCCCAGGAAGACAAAGGAGGCTGGTGGTTCAACAG GTGTCACTCAGCCCATCTTAATGGCCTGTACTACTCCCGTGGGCACTATAGTGCGGTGACAGACGATGGTATAGTTTGGTACACTTGGAGAGGATGGTGGTACTCCCTGAAGACCAGCATCATGAAGCTGCGACCCACTGACTTCAAAGTTGATCCCATCAACGACCCTAATGCTGTCCAACGCAAACCACCTTCTTAG